One genomic segment of Mangifera indica cultivar Alphonso chromosome 6, CATAS_Mindica_2.1, whole genome shotgun sequence includes these proteins:
- the LOC123219177 gene encoding membrane-bound transcription factor site-2 protease homolog — protein sequence MEGRRLRRFDRPSPRSSFLPVTTSTAANDATKATVSCCYCDFKIHFLNQPLFRFGRTHAAFFRLWFSIGVGFALSLVFSVLFILVWGIFYGRDSNNTAFFFLFGFSPSVSIGDAAYVIISSLIAVSVHEFGHAVAAASEGIQVEYIAVFIAILFPGALVALNNDLLQALPRFTVLRVYCAGIWHNAACCAVCGLALFLMPVILLPFYTHGEGPMVLDVPSTSPLSGYLSTGDVIVSLDGIHIHNEHDWMEMASFLDRRTLKTSNHTDFTGLTVPNGRKGYCVPNSIIEESEKFQSVDNQYRCPDELTAFVTLECSDTSTPRNVMSEVGQSNKRESNHCLNAKDIVKLNKCGDGWMTTVTNQSNCICAKQESCLSPDLIVGLVWVEITYSRPSPECLQLGRDSISDSSGADFVKHDCGGTFVFVGDVITMAQSVQLTAYRPRWTHGFSAYLPNIIEKGLMCVFHISLTLALLNSLPVYFLDGQSILEVTVCYITSLSPRKRQKVLQVCLLGGTLISILAFVRMFFLILW from the exons ATGGAAGGTCGGAGATTGAGAAGATTTGATCGTCCATCACCACGTTCCTCCTTTCTACCGGTGACCACCTCCACCGCCGCCAACGACGCCACCAAAGCCACTGTGTCCTGCTGCTACTGCGacttcaaaattcattttttaaatcaaccCCTCTTTCGATTTGGACGAACACACGCTGCCTTCTTCAGGCTCTGGTTCTCCATTGGCGTCGGTTTCGCCCTCTCCTTGGTCTTTTCTGTTCTCTTCATTCTTGTTTGGGGTATTTTCTATGGAAGAGACTCCAATAACACggcttttttcttcttgtttggcTTCTCACCTTCG GTGTCAATTGGTGATGCTGCTTATGTTATAATTTCTTCCTTGATTGCTGTTTCTGTGCATGAGTTTGGTCATGCTGTTGCTGCTGCAAG TGAGGGCATACAGGTGGAGTATATTGCTGTTTTCATTGCTATTCTGTTTCCGGGTGCTCTTGTCGCTCTCAACAATGACTTGCTGCAGGCATTGCCACGCTTTACTGTTCTCCGTGTGTACTGTGCTGGCATTTGGCACAATGCGGCG TGTTGTGCAGTTTGTGGGCTGGCTTTATTCCTAATGCCTGTAATCTTGTTACCCTTTTATACACATGGTGAAGGCCCCATG GTCTTGGATGTACCTTCAACATCACCTTTGTCAGGTTATTTGTCCACAGGGGATGTCATTGTGTCTTTGGATGGCATACACATCCATAATGAGCATGATTGGATGGAGATGGCTTCCTTTCTGGATAGACGAACACTTAAAACATCAAATCATACTGACTTTACAGGTTTGACAGTACCAAATGGCAGAAAGGGGTACTGTGTCCCTAATTCTATAATTGAAGAAAGTGAGAAGTTTCAATCGGTGGACAACCAGTATCGCTGTCCTGATGAATTAACTGCATTTGTCACCCTTGAATGCTCTGATACAAGTACGCCACGTAATGTTATGAGTGAAGTTGGTCAGTCAAACAAAAGAGAGAGTAATCACTGCTTAAATGCAAAGGATATTGTCAAGTTAAATAAATGTGGTGATGGATGGATGACTACTGTAACAAATCAAAGCAACTGCATATGTGCAAAG CAAGAGTCCTGCTTAAGTCCAGATCTGATTGTCGGTTTAGTATGGGTTGAGATCACATATTCAAGACCATCTCCAGAGTGCTTGCAGCTTGGAAGAGATTCAATTTCAGATTCCAGTGGTGCTGACTTTGTCAAACATGACTGTGGTGGGACTTTTGTATTCGTTGGTGATGTGATCACCATGGCACAGTCAGTTCAGTTAACTGCATATCGACCTCGTTGGACACATGGTTTTTCTGCGTATCTTccaaatataatagaaaaggGTTTGATGTGCGTGTTCCATATTTCACTAACCCTAGCTCTTCTTAACAGTTTGCCT GTATATTTCCTAGATGGACAATCTATTTTAGAGGTGACTGTATGCTACATCACTTCTTTGAGCCCAAGGAAAAGGCAAAAGGTTCTTCAAGTATGTCTATTGGGAGGGACACTCATATCCATCCTTGCCTTCGTGCGGATGTTCTTCCTCATTTTATGGTAG